CACAGACACTACAGAGCAGTTACGGGAGAAAATACGGTTATACGTGTAAAGGGGAGAAAGAAAAAAGGGCAACACTGTGTTATGGAAAGCGTTGCCCTTACCCAAACCTACGCCGCAGAACCAGCCTGGGCAGCCAGTGCAACCTTCTTTGCCTTCTGGGCCAACCGCGATTTACGGCGAGCAGCATTGTTCTTGTGAATAATGCCCTTGACTGCCGCCTTGTCGAGCGTGCTATAAGCCATACGCAGAGCGGCTTCATCAACAACGCCATTCGCGAGCGCCAGCTCGGCCTTCTTGATCATCGTCTTTACCCGCGAGCGGTACGACTGATTGCGCAGATGCTTGCGCGCATCGCTCCGAATTCGCTTTTTTGCCGATTTCGTGTTCGCCAAGGTCAAACTCCTCGGATATAATTGGCACGTTATATGACACGTTAAGCGGCGAGCAAGCGCTCGCCGCGCTAGTTCTGAAGTATAGCATAGGAACGCCGACCGTGCAACTGAGTACCGTCCTCCACCGTCTGAGCGCTCAGCGTAACAGTCTGATCGTCATGGGTGGTTTCATCTTAAGCCGGATAACCGGGCTGATACGTGACATCGTGGCTTCATACTATTTTGGTACTTCGGCTGAAATGGCTGCCTACGGTGCTGCTATCAGCACGGTTGATCTGCTATACCTGGTGATTATCGGTGGGGCGCTGGGGAGCAGTTTTATTCCGGTGTTTATTGAATTGTGGGAGCGTGAACATCCGGTACGAGCCTGGGAGCTGGCCGGAGCGGTTGTGACCTGGGCCTTGATTATTCTCGGCGTGGCCAGTGCCATCCTGTTCCTGGCCGCGCCGTGGCTGGTGCCACTGCTGTATGGGGGAGAGGGGGTTTCGTCGGCGACGCTTGATCTGATTGTAGCACTTACCCGGCTCTTCCTGCTCTCGCCGTTGCTGTTAGGTTTGGGTGGCCTGGCAATGGCTGCGCTGAACGCACGGGATCGCTTCACCATGCCTGCGTTAGCACCGAGTATTTACAACCTCGGCATTACCGCCGGCGCATTATGCGCGCCATGGTTGGGCATTTGGGGCATGGCATGGGGGGTTGTCATTGGCGCGTTGGGGTATTTGTGCATTCAGATACCGGCACTACGCGATCTAGGGATGCACCTGCGACCGCACCTTGGTCGTCACTTGCCAGAGCTAGGGAGAGTCGCCCGTGCAATGGGACCGCGTGTTATTGGTCAGGCAGCAGCCCACCTGAGTATTGTGGCAACGCTTGCGCTGGCAGCCCGTTTGCCTGATGGTGATGCCAAACTGGCCGGTTTGCGTTGGGCGTATCAATTGATGTTGCTGCCGTATGGTGTGTTTGCCCTGAGCCTGAGCACGGTTGCCTTCCCTCGTCTGGCCCGGCTGGTCGCAGAGGGTCAATTGCCGGAATTGATGGACGATGTGCGGGCCACGCTGGGACGGATTCTCTGGTTGACCCTGCCGGCAACTGCCGCGCTGATTACGCTTGGCCCGGCCCTTGCCCGTGTGCTGTTTGAACGTGGGGCGTTTGATGCAGTGTCTCTGCAATATACCGCAGCCGCGTTGACCGGCTATGCGTTTGCTTTGCCGGCGTTTGCTGCTTCAGAGATCATGATTCGCACCTTTTACGCGATGCAACGTACCTGGCCGCCCGTGTTGATTGGACTGATGCAGGTAGCAATCAATATCACGCTGGGGATGGTATTGCTGGCGCGAGGCGGGGATATTGGTAGTCTGGCTATTGCCTTCAGTATGGCGAATTCAATTGAGGCGCTGTTGCTCGCGATGGTGCTGAGACGACATTTGCCGGGTATCTGGTATGCGCCAGATTTGTGGAAGCGGATGATTTCGGCCCTCTTTAGCAGCGTGGTTATTGGCCTGGGCTGGTGGTATATGCGAGAGCTGATACCCGGTGCGACGCCTTTTTCTGCGTATCGCTGGCCGGACGATCTTCCTGGTTTGCTTATCGGGCTGATAGGATTGGGTGGAGGTGGGGCGGCTCTGTACGTGTTGTTTGAGGGTATCAGACGACGGTTCGCCAGGTGAGAGTGCGAACTGAAAGTCGATAGTGCTCTGGATGGGAAGAACACCACAGAGGTACCGAGGGCACAGGGAAGAGAGTGAGGGGTAACTATAGAAGTTATCTCATTGATCGTGACGAATACATATAGCATCTCCGTGACCAGCGGGGTGAACGGTGTGACACGCGCCGGATCGTGAGCACGGCTGCTGCGGCAGCATGGCTGCCGCACTCCAAACGCTGCGACACGCGCATGACGAGCGGGCAAGACAACCAATCCAACGAGTGATTGACCTGGAGATGGTCGTCAGCCCGCCTCGCTTGTGTACCGGCAGATTGGAAGCAGGATATACTGTCCTTGGTGATTGGCAAGCGTTCATGAGCCTGGGTGATGGTCGGGTAGCACGACGGTACAGCTTGATGAAGTAAGTTCTGATGTCCCTCTCTCCTCCTGCTCTCTCACGCCTGTTCCTGGCTTACGAGATTCGAGATTGGCGACAATTGCACCTGATGCGATCACGCCGGGTAAGCCGGCGCCTGGAATGAACACCACAGAGGCACCGAGGGCACAGGGAGGAGAGGGAGGGGTAACGGTACGTCCCTCTCCTCCTGCTCTCTCACGCCTGTTCCTGGCTTACGAGATTGGCGACAATTGCACCTGATGCGATCACACCGGGTAAGCCGGCACCGGGATGGGTACCGGCACCAACCAGGTAGAGGTTGTCAATATCCTCCGAGCGGTTGTGCGGGCGGAACCAGGCCGACTGCGTCAAAATGGGTTGAATCGAAAAGCCGGCGCCCAGATAGCTGTTGAGTGCATCGCGATAATAGCGCGGATCGACCATGTGCTCGACCACGATATGCCGGCGTAATCCTGGCATGTAATGCTCTTCGAGGAAGGTCAAAATCGCCTCGCGCAGGCGTGGCCCGGCGACAGACCAGTCAATCGGCGCTGCCAGATTGGGTACCGGCGTGAGGACGTAGAGCGCTTCGTGGCCGGGAGGCGCCATTGTTGGATCGTTGTGCGAGGGTCGGTGCAGATAGAGCGAGAAATCATCGGCCAGTCGCTTGCGGTTAAAGATATCGTCGAGGAGACCTTTGTAGCGCTCGCTGAAGATGATGTTGTGCTGCACCAGCCGGCCATCGTCGTAGCGACGGTTAATGCCCAGGTAGATCACAGCCAGCGACATACTGTAACGTAACCGACGGAGACGCCGGTCAGTTTGCACTTTGCGGTAACGCGGTGGGATGAGGTTCATGTACGTTTGTGGCACATCGGCATTCGAGACCACTACGTCGGCAGGGAATAACCGGCCATCTTGCGTGCGCACCGCCTGGGCACGCCGCCCATTGATCACAATCTCAACGGCTTTGGCATTTAGCTCAAGCTGACCACCAAGCTCGGTAAAGAGTTGAACCATCGCCTTCACAATCGAGCCGGTTCCGCCGCGAGCGTGGTACACTCCCCAACGCCGTTCGAGATAATGCACCATCGCGTAGATAGAGGTCGCATCGAAGGGATTACCGCCAATAAACAACGGATGAAACGAAAAGCAACGGCGGAGAAAATCATCCTGAAAAAACTGCGAGACGAATTGATAGACACTCTGGTACGATTTGAGGCGAATCAGATCGGGGGCCACGCGCAGCATGTCGCCAATGTGGAGAAACGGTTTATCAATGAGACTGAAACCTTTCTCGAAAATCGGGCGAGTGCTGGCGATGAAGCGCCGGTAACCCTCAACATCGGCCGGATTCCATTGACGGATTTGTTCGAGCAACGCCTCCTCATCTTCCCCATACTCCAGATAGCGGCCCTCGTGATTGAAAAGGCGATAGTAGGGACGGCAAGGCTCCAGCATGAAGTAATCTTCCCGTCGTTTGCCGGCCAACTGCCATAGCTCATCGAACATGAAGGGGGCGGTGATCACCGTTGGCCCACTATCAAACGTATAACCTTTAGTTTGATAGACATAGGCCCGACCACCGGGACGGTCACGCTGTTCGAGAATCGTGACCAGGTGCCCCTGTGCTGCCAGGCGAATTGCTGCACTCAGGCCACCAAATCCACTACCAATCACGACAATCCTTTTCTGCCCCATACAGCAAGTACCTCTGGAAAGCTCTGTGGCGCGCCGGAACGCCAGACGGAGACCGGCCATGCCGATTGTAAAGAGAGGTGTGACTGTGTGTAGAAAGAATTTATTGCCGTGAAGTGAAAGGATAACAACCGGATGGAGAAAGCAGGCTCCAACGTACCTATAACAGGCTGAACAATCGTCAACGGGCAGAGATCGCTCCGTGGCAGGTGTAGGTAACCCCCAGAGGAGTCATACCCAACGATATGCAGCGTGAGGCGAAAGTGCTCAGGTGACAGGGTTGCTGAGGTCGTCGGTACGTTGTCGTTGTCGTTGTCGTACACAAGGTGTCATGCGCTTCCCATGCAAAACTTCGACATAACAATTTGGTGTAGCGACGTTGCTATGCACGAGACGAATTATTCATATATCGTGGTTGAATTCACGGTGAATACAAGAGCAAACAGTTGTAAGACTACAACTGCTTGTTATAGCCGCTTTACTCTGCTGTAGGCAATAGACCTGTATACTCGGCTTGCGAGAGCGTATAGCTAGACGGATTCAGCATGCGCCTGGGAATAGCGTTGATGTCAACATTACTGGCCGGACTGCTGGCAACCCTGATCTGGTTCGTCGTTGCCCGACCAGTTAAAGTACTGCCACGCGGTGAACCGTTTCCGCCATTTGCCCTTACCGATCAACGGGGCACGCGCCTGCTCGACAGTGATCTGCGAGGGCGGATGGTCTTTGTCAGTCTCATGCACCGTCGTTGTGGTGACGAATGTGCCGAGCAGACAAGGCGTTTACTTGAATTGCGACAGGTGCTGCAGAGCAGTGGGCGATTGGGGAGCGAGGTTCTCTTTCTTACGATCACGCTTGATCCTGCTCACGATACACCGGCCGACCTTGCGGCACTGGCGGGCGAGCTGGGGGTGGATCCGCAAACCTGGAGGTTTGTGACCGGCGATCCACAAGAAATAAAAATGATCGTCGGTGGTGGACTTGGGGTGTATTACACCGAACCTGATGAACATGGCAAATTGTACGCTGAGCGACGAACGTTTCTCATTGATCCCAGCGGGATGATCCGCACCTCGTACCCGGCTGAAGGGCCACCTCTGGCTACCGCCTTGCGCGATATCGATCTCATCGCCCGTGAGATGGGTAGCCAGGGCGCCATGCGGCTCGTGTACGAAGCGTCTCATCTATTTGTGTGTTATCCGGAGTAAAAACGAGGAGGACAGAATGGCAGAGTATCGCCGCCCGTCGGACGACGAGCACGACGATGATCATGAACCGCCACGTGGTGCTCTCATGATCACGCTCGGCTTCTTGCTCGCACTGAGCATCCTGTGGATGCAAGTCTATCTGACCCTGTTGAACAATGGAGGGATACCAGCGTCATGAAAGACAAGAAATTTATCAGCTATCTCTTTGAGGTGGCCTGGATTCTTCCCAGTGTCGCGATACCGGTCTCGATGATGGTTGCCATTCTGGTAACCGCTTTTGCAGTAGGTGTGCGTGTGCCGACAACTGCGGGAAGGGTCAGTGTCAGTGCAGTGGCAGCCGGTGCTGATGCCACCTTCAGCCAGACCGGTCTTCGCGAGATTGCCCCTGGGCGCTACGAGGCAATCATGCTGGCGCAGACCTTCATGTTTACGCCGAATACGATTGAGATTCCTGCCGGTTCAAAAGTCACCTTTATTCTGACCAGCAAAGATGTGATCCATGGCTTCAAAATCGAGGGTGCACCGGTCAACGTGATGGTTATTCCTGGTCAGGTTTCGCGCGTAACGGCGACGTTCGATAAGCCTGGTGAATATCTGATCGTGTGTCACGAGTATTGTGGGGCCGGCCACCACGTCATGTTCGGTAAGGTCATTGTGAACTGAGCGATGGAGCGCTCGGCTGGAATACAAGGAGAGAATTGCATGGCCAGTATCGCAGCACGTGCTCGCCCGTTGGCAATCAGCGCCGACTTGAGCGTTGAGCGTAAGCTTGCCGGGATCAACATCTTCATCGCCTTTGCCGCGCTGGCAGTAGGCGGATTGATGGGTGTGTTGCAAATCCTGCGCTACAACGGGCTTGATCTCTATACACCGGTCAAACCTGTCTTGCCCGGCGGCTACTACCAGGGTCTGACCGTTCACGGGGTCTTAAACGTTCTCGTTTTCACCACCTTCTACATCATCGGCTTTTTGACCTACATCTTTGCTAAAGCTCTCAATCGCCCTCTCGCCAACAGCCGGCTGGCGTGGGCCACGCTTTGGGTCATGGGTGCCGGTCTGGTGCTGGCAGCCATCCCATTGCTCACCAACAACGCAACCGTGATGTTTACCTTCTATCCACCGCTGAAAGCCGATGCACTCTTCTACATTGGGCTGACGCTGGTGGTGGCCGGTACCTGGTTGTTGCTGGTGAACATGATTATTACCCGGAACGCATGGCTGGCCGATAATCCGGGTCAACGCACGCCACTGCCGGCATTTATGGCGATTGTGACGATGCTGATGTGGACGATTGCGACTATTGGTGTCGCCAGTGAGATGATCTTCCTGGTGATTCCGTGGTCGCTGGGCCTGGTTGGCGGCACCGATCCGGTGCTGGCACGCACCCTCTTCTGGTTCACCGGTCACCCGATTGTCTACTTCTGGCTGTTACCGGCGTACATTTCGTGGTACACGCTGGTACCTGAGCAGGCGGGTGGCAAGCTATTCAGCGATCCAATGGCCCGTGTTTCATTCATTCTCTTCCTCATTCTGTCGATTCCCATCGGTATGCACCATCAGGTGACCGATCCGGGCATCTCCGAGATTTGGAAACTGGTGCATGCCGTCTTTACTTTTGGCGTCTTCTTCCCCAGCCTGCTCACCTTCTTCAACGTTGTCGCCTCACTAGAGTATGCGGGACGGCGTAACGGTGGTGAAGGCTGGCTGGCCTGGATTTTCAACCTGCCGTGGGGTAAACCTGAGATTTCGGCCCAGATTGTGGCAATGATGCTCTTCGCTTTTGGCGGTATCAGCGGCCTGGTCAATGCCTCGTACAACGTTAACCTGGTTGTTCACAACACCGCGTGGATTTCCGGTCACTTCCACCTGACCGTCGGCACAGCAGTGGCGCTCAGCTTTATGGGGATTACGTACTGGCTGGTACCGCACCTGACCGGACGTGCCCTGTGGAGCAAGAGTCTGGGTGTGGCGCAGGCGTGGCTCTGGTTCGTGGGTATGGGCCTCTTCTCGCACTTCATGCACGAGCTGGGGCTGCGTGGCATGCCGCGCCGTACTGACATTGGCGGTGCACCGTATGTACAAGACGAATGGCGCTTCTTCCTCTTCTTTGCCATGATCGGTGGCCTGATCATGTTTGTCAGCGCCATCTTCTACTACCTCAATATGATAATGACGCTGACACGAGGAAAGAAGCTGGCTGAAGTTCCTGATATTACCTTTGCGCGTGCCCTCTCCGGACCGGAAGATGCGCCAAAAATTCTCGACCGGTTGCTGGTATGGGTGGCAGTGGCGGCGGTGTTGATCTTGATCAACTATCTGCCGACGATTATTGACATCCTTAATACGGCAACCTTTGACATACCAGGACGGCGTGTCTGGTAAAGAACGCCGGTTCAGCGGAGAGACGAGGGGCAGGCAAACGCCTGCCTCTTTTCCTAATACGGCAACCTTCGACATACCAGGACGGCGTGTCTGGTAAAGAGCGCCGGTTCAGCGGAGAGACGAGGGGCAGGCAAGTGCCTGCCTCTTTTGCTTTTCCGCACGATTTCGGTCGTTATTGAGCAATCCGAGTGTTTAATTTTTACGGTTTTTGGTTGACAAACTAGTTAAATTAGAGTATTCTAATAGCGTCGCTTAGCACATACCTAGACAATGGTCACCGCCTATGACACTCCTGGTTGCACAAGATATTGGCTATCACATTAACGGACGCTGGCTGGTGCAGTCGGTATCGCTGACCCTGTCCGCCGGTGAGGTTGTTGCTCTGGTTGGCCCGAATGGTGCCGGCAAAAGCACGCTCTTGAGTTTGCTGGCCGGCGATTTGCCCCCTACCAGCGGTGAAATCTGGCTCGAAGGAGAGCCACTTCACCGACTGTCGGCGCTGGCACAGGCGCAACGGCGCGCCGTGTTGCGCCAGCAAATTGTGGTAACTTTCCCTTTTACCGCGCTGGAAGTGGCGCTTATGGGTCGGGCGCCGCATTTACGTGGTTATGCGGAAAGCGATCATGATCGGGCCATCGCTCAGGAAGCTTTGGTGCAAACAGAAACAGCGTCGTTTGCTGCGCGCCCCTTACCGACGCTTTCCGGTGGCGAACAGGCACGAGTTCAGATGGCGCGGGTGCTGGCCCAGACCACGCCGATTCTGCTGCTCGATGAACCGACTGCGGCTCTCGATTTGCGTCATCAGCATCGAGTGTTACACCTCGCCCGCCGTGCAGCCGATCAGGGTGGCGCCGCTCTGATTGTTTTGCACGATGTGAATCTGGCTGCGCTCTATGCCAATCGTATCGGAGTGATGCATCAAGGTGCGCTATGTGCACTTGGAACGCCATGGGATGTACTGCGCGCTGAGTTGCTAAGCGATGTGTACGGTGTGCCGGTTACGGTGCAACCGCATCCGCGAGCGGCAACACCTCTTGTTTTGAGCTTACCAGAAGATATGACGGGGAGTAGATATACCTATGTGGCCGAAGCTCGTTAAGTCGCTAACCCTTGCTCTCGTTCTGGTTTTGCTGAGTGCTTGTGGAGCCGGATCAACGGCAACAGTACCGACAGCGGTACCGGAACCAACGGCGATACCAACTGCTATTCCTGCGCCGACTGCTGCTCCTGTGCCAACGACAGCGCCGGTCGCTGAACCTGAACCGACCAGTGCTGTACTTACGCCTGTTTTACCGGCAACGGTGACCGATTATCAGGGTGAGACGGTGGTGGTTGAGTCCGTTGACCGGATTGTCAGTCTTACCGGCGATATTACCGAGATCATCTTCGCGCTGGGAATGGGTGACTATATCGTTGGTGTGGACTCCAGTGCGACGTATCCTGCCGAGAAGACCAAGTCCCTGCCTAACATTGGCTATCAACGGCGTTTGAATGCCGAAGGTATTCTGGCGTTGAACCCGACGCTGGTGATTGGTGATGAGGCTGCCGGCCCACCGGAGGCGCTGGCGCAGATTCGTTCTGCGGGTGTTCCGGTAGCGTTGGTGGCTGATCCGCCGACGATGGATGCGCCGATGCAGAAGATTCTCTTTGTGGCCCGCGCCCTCGGCATTCCTGAACGAGGATACGAGCTTGCCGGCCAGGTGGAGGCAGAGATTGCGCGTGCCCGGGCTGATGCTGCAACGCTACCTCGACCACCCCGTGTATTGTTCCTCTATCTGCGGGGGACTGATGTTCAGCAGGTGGCAGGTGCCAATACTGCGATTGATGCCATGATTACCGCCGCCGGTGGTGTCAACGCGGCAACTGAGGCCGGTATCGTAAACTACGCGCCGTTGAGTGCAGAGGTTGTAATCGCTGCGCAGCCTGATGTCATTCTGGTGCTCACTAAAGGTCTG
This genomic window from Chloroflexus aurantiacus J-10-fl contains:
- a CDS encoding heme/hemin ABC transporter substrate-binding protein; amino-acid sequence: MWPKLVKSLTLALVLVLLSACGAGSTATVPTAVPEPTAIPTAIPAPTAAPVPTTAPVAEPEPTSAVLTPVLPATVTDYQGETVVVESVDRIVSLTGDITEIIFALGMGDYIVGVDSSATYPAEKTKSLPNIGYQRRLNAEGILALNPTLVIGDEAAGPPEALAQIRSAGVPVALVADPPTMDAPMQKILFVARALGIPERGYELAGQVEAEIARARADAATLPRPPRVLFLYLRGTDVQQVAGANTAIDAMITAAGGVNAATEAGIVNYAPLSAEVVIAAQPDVILVLTKGLESVGGVDGLLQIPGLADTPAGQQRRVVDFDDLYLLGMGPRTGQALADLVAAFKDAVAQTGGS
- a CDS encoding heme ABC transporter ATP-binding protein, which codes for MTLLVAQDIGYHINGRWLVQSVSLTLSAGEVVALVGPNGAGKSTLLSLLAGDLPPTSGEIWLEGEPLHRLSALAQAQRRAVLRQQIVVTFPFTALEVALMGRAPHLRGYAESDHDRAIAQEALVQTETASFAARPLPTLSGGEQARVQMARVLAQTTPILLLDEPTAALDLRHQHRVLHLARRAADQGGAALIVLHDVNLAALYANRIGVMHQGALCALGTPWDVLRAELLSDVYGVPVTVQPHPRAATPLVLSLPEDMTGSRYTYVAEAR
- a CDS encoding b(o/a)3-type cytochrome-c oxidase subunit 1 — translated: MASIAARARPLAISADLSVERKLAGINIFIAFAALAVGGLMGVLQILRYNGLDLYTPVKPVLPGGYYQGLTVHGVLNVLVFTTFYIIGFLTYIFAKALNRPLANSRLAWATLWVMGAGLVLAAIPLLTNNATVMFTFYPPLKADALFYIGLTLVVAGTWLLLVNMIITRNAWLADNPGQRTPLPAFMAIVTMLMWTIATIGVASEMIFLVIPWSLGLVGGTDPVLARTLFWFTGHPIVYFWLLPAYISWYTLVPEQAGGKLFSDPMARVSFILFLILSIPIGMHHQVTDPGISEIWKLVHAVFTFGVFFPSLLTFFNVVASLEYAGRRNGGEGWLAWIFNLPWGKPEISAQIVAMMLFAFGGISGLVNASYNVNLVVHNTAWISGHFHLTVGTAVALSFMGITYWLVPHLTGRALWSKSLGVAQAWLWFVGMGLFSHFMHELGLRGMPRRTDIGGAPYVQDEWRFFLFFAMIGGLIMFVSAIFYYLNMIMTLTRGKKLAEVPDITFARALSGPEDAPKILDRLLVWVAVAAVLILINYLPTIIDILNTATFDIPGRRVW
- the murJ gene encoding murein biosynthesis integral membrane protein MurJ, producing the protein MQLSTVLHRLSAQRNSLIVMGGFILSRITGLIRDIVASYYFGTSAEMAAYGAAISTVDLLYLVIIGGALGSSFIPVFIELWEREHPVRAWELAGAVVTWALIILGVASAILFLAAPWLVPLLYGGEGVSSATLDLIVALTRLFLLSPLLLGLGGLAMAALNARDRFTMPALAPSIYNLGITAGALCAPWLGIWGMAWGVVIGALGYLCIQIPALRDLGMHLRPHLGRHLPELGRVARAMGPRVIGQAAAHLSIVATLALAARLPDGDAKLAGLRWAYQLMLLPYGVFALSLSTVAFPRLARLVAEGQLPELMDDVRATLGRILWLTLPATAALITLGPALARVLFERGAFDAVSLQYTAAALTGYAFALPAFAASEIMIRTFYAMQRTWPPVLIGLMQVAINITLGMVLLARGGDIGSLAIAFSMANSIEALLLAMVLRRHLPGIWYAPDLWKRMISALFSSVVIGLGWWYMRELIPGATPFSAYRWPDDLPGLLIGLIGLGGGGAALYVLFEGIRRRFAR
- a CDS encoding phytoene desaturase, producing MGQKRIVVIGSGFGGLSAAIRLAAQGHLVTILEQRDRPGGRAYVYQTKGYTFDSGPTVITAPFMFDELWQLAGKRREDYFMLEPCRPYYRLFNHEGRYLEYGEDEEALLEQIRQWNPADVEGYRRFIASTRPIFEKGFSLIDKPFLHIGDMLRVAPDLIRLKSYQSVYQFVSQFFQDDFLRRCFSFHPLFIGGNPFDATSIYAMVHYLERRWGVYHARGGTGSIVKAMVQLFTELGGQLELNAKAVEIVINGRRAQAVRTQDGRLFPADVVVSNADVPQTYMNLIPPRYRKVQTDRRLRRLRYSMSLAVIYLGINRRYDDGRLVQHNIIFSERYKGLLDDIFNRKRLADDFSLYLHRPSHNDPTMAPPGHEALYVLTPVPNLAAPIDWSVAGPRLREAILTFLEEHYMPGLRRHIVVEHMVDPRYYRDALNSYLGAGFSIQPILTQSAWFRPHNRSEDIDNLYLVGAGTHPGAGLPGVIASGAIVANLVSQEQA
- the rpsT gene encoding 30S ribosomal protein S20 translates to MANTKSAKKRIRSDARKHLRNQSYRSRVKTMIKKAELALANGVVDEAALRMAYSTLDKAAVKGIIHKNNAARRKSRLAQKAKKVALAAQAGSAA
- a CDS encoding SCO family protein, whose amino-acid sequence is MSTLLAGLLATLIWFVVARPVKVLPRGEPFPPFALTDQRGTRLLDSDLRGRMVFVSLMHRRCGDECAEQTRRLLELRQVLQSSGRLGSEVLFLTITLDPAHDTPADLAALAGELGVDPQTWRFVTGDPQEIKMIVGGGLGVYYTEPDEHGKLYAERRTFLIDPSGMIRTSYPAEGPPLATALRDIDLIAREMGSQGAMRLVYEASHLFVCYPE
- a CDS encoding cytochrome c oxidase subunit II; the protein is MKDKKFISYLFEVAWILPSVAIPVSMMVAILVTAFAVGVRVPTTAGRVSVSAVAAGADATFSQTGLREIAPGRYEAIMLAQTFMFTPNTIEIPAGSKVTFILTSKDVIHGFKIEGAPVNVMVIPGQVSRVTATFDKPGEYLIVCHEYCGAGHHVMFGKVIVN